The sequence below is a genomic window from Deltaproteobacteria bacterium.
TCTCAGGGAAAAGATCGAATGGCAGATGGAGGCCGTGGAGACGGCCAGAAAGCAGGTGGAAACGAAAAAGGAAGAGGTTCTGGCGGCCAGGATGGACCGGAAGGTCCTCGATCGCCTCCGGTCCAGGCGCCACCGGGCGTTTCTCGAAGATACCAGAAGGGAAGAGACGAGGCGCCTTGACGAGGTCGCCCTGGGAAGATTCGAGGCAAGGCTCAGGGACAGGAGAGGCTAGCGTGTCGGCAGGGAAGAGTTTGCAAAAGCGTCCTTTGAGACGGAGAGATGTGCTGGTGGTGTTCTTTGTCCTGGTCAAGGTCCTTGTTGTCCTGGTACTGTGG
It includes:
- the fliJ gene encoding flagellar export protein FliJ — protein: MFRFNLQQVLDFRRQREEKMELELAEARRVMEREQERLAFFRDRQAHYQRELAERQRQGMETAEAALYSAYIRFLREKIEWQMEAVETARKQVETKKEEVLAARMDRKVLDRLRSRRHRAFLEDTRREETRRLDEVALGRFEARLRDRRG